The genomic region CAATCAgaacttaatttttcttttcaaaaaTCACCTAGATCCAATCGGATCGAAACACTTCAATAGTCATTTTCAGAAATTGGTTTAAggatgaaatataaataaatacgacattgatagtttaaaaaaaataccctaaaggcaaaattaaattaaaaactggGATGAGAATTTTGTGCGATGATGAAGGCCTATTTGCAGTTAAATACTCTAAAtagcttatttaaaaatatttttagccTAACTAGTTCAAATGTTTTCAAAGTTAAAACCACACTAGTTAAGACAGTATTATGAcagtaattatatttatcaaagCGGATGTTATTCTAACAacgaaacaaaaattattaactttattttgacACACAGGAAatatttcaatgttcttttaattaaaaactaagaATGCTATTTCCTATTTTATGTTCTTTCTACATTTATATTtctgtgtgtgcaataaaataataaattagcaATAAATAAGACGGACAATAATGGCTAtcatttagaaaaaaaatcacttaccCCTTCATATGCCATATCTAACGTCGTCCATTTGAACTGAATCTTGTAAAATGATAAGAGTTTCTCCAGAAATGGTCGGTCTGTAATCAATACCAACATCAATTAATCAATTATCATTAACACAATTCACACACTATAAGTAGGCTACGTTGTATGGGTTCGCTTgcgttattatttaatctatactaatattaaaaaagctgaagagtttgtttgtttgtttgtttgtttgtttgaatgcgctaatctcgggaactactggtccgatttgaaaaattatttcggtgttagatatcgaggaaggctatattatatatacttaggctatatatcatcacgctaagaccaacaggagcggagcaatgcgggtgaaaccgcggggaacagctagtcgactataataatattatcagttGATTTGTCTGTCTTTGCTCGTAGAATTTGAGGAGATTTCTTGATAGTATTTTGTCGTCCGGAACTTCACTAGCTGAATCAACAGATTTTTCTGTCttctataaaatttacatttgaaacatttatcCATATCAGTTCTAGGCTTAATAATACACAATTTACTTTTCAACAAATTACTCActtggtaatattttattatattaaaatccgAGAAATATATCCTTCTTACTCCTACAATAATCCTACTACTATTaaaaaggcgaaagtttgtaagtatggatgtatggatgtatggatgtttgttactctttcacgtaaaaactactgaaccgattacaatgaaatttagcacacatataaaaTGGGAtaagggtaacttggattaacacataggataggttttatcccggaaatcccacgggaacgggcactatacgggtttttctttgaaaacgcgggcgaagccgcgggcggaaagctagtatattataatagaagaCCAGacttttaaaattgataatacaGCTGTGATGTAGCTCTATAGCTACCTGCAgaagttatataaataacacatcaactttattataatataatttaaacagcTGAGATATGagattataatttaagaaGAATACAATACGTGCAGTATATACCTAGGTCCCAAAATAGACCCTAGAGTCAGACCCTAGAGTTAGACAAAATAGACCAATCAGctgttatttgtaaatacttttgtaaatatttcattaattggTGGTAATAATAGTTAATTGGTTTGTTTCACCGAATTCAATAAGTTTTTACGTAATGCCTGAATatacagacggacagacaaaaaaaattttaatcatataCTTGGGTTTTGGTACCGATCCAGTAACATTccttgctatttattttttcaatatacaGAATCGACCcttctacatatttattattagttataatatgtagtacagataatgtaggtacttaattctACATCGAATAAATTCTCAAAAATCTCAGAAAAagatgaaaaataaacataacatcTGAACCTACATCTAAACATACTTGGATGTGGGAATTAAGAGCAATGAGAGATGTAAGCAGCAttgtaatagaaaaataattaattataatttctatcACAGGAAAGTCTATAAAGCTTACAGCGCGTTGCAGCGTTCAAACGTGTCTTTTCACCAAACACAAAAACGCAAAAGTAGGTAATAGCCTAGATATCTGTGAGTCGTGATCAGTTTCTAAAGAAAGAATCTGATGATTtatacatactagctttccgcccgcggcttcgtctgcgtattgaaagaaaaacccgcaaagtttccgttcccgtgggattttcgggatcaAAGCTATCCTATGTTAGGTCTCAGATCTCAAGCTATCtttgtacaaaatttaaagtaaatcaatgcaatcatcatcatcatcatcatcatcatcagcccatattatacgttcccactgctgggacacgggcctcctatgagggtacaggccataatccaccacgctggccaagtgcgtgttggcggatgacacatgtcgtcgaactttttaattcttcgacatgtcggtttcctcacgatgtttttccttcaccgttcgagcagtggtgatgttacaacttACAACATGCgcggataaattgaaaaatcaatttatttcctgcgcgctcgcctggtctcgaacctcggacttatcgattcgaagtccgaggtatcaccactgagccaccactgctgtactttttgagtttagcccggacatacatacagacaaacagattTACAGAGTTATAGACAAACAGATAAAAAGTCTAAAACTACATTTTTGGCTTCGGTATCGATTGTAGATCACGTCCcaagtattatttttgaaaaatattttcatgcaTAGCCTAAAATCACGTTGACGTGAGTAGTCacgaaatttggtaaaaattCTTACCCctggtatatttttatcttgcaATATCTTCTTTGCTATGTAAATGATAACCATTTTAACAAGGagttaaaacatttttcaacTAATGACAAGTACATAGGATAAGTACATTATTCCTTAGGGGCATagattataaattcaattaaaatttattttcaaaaataaattttcgggaaaaaattatttttgaaaatgcccAGCGCAGTGGCCAGTGGGTACGGATCAGATCAGattttagtatgtttatttaaataatatcaagaaTTTCTTGATCAGCAAGgttataatttcaaataaaagataatttaaaagaatacggttttatttaaaaagtaataggCTGCTGTTTACATGCGGGCACGGAACCAAGAATTGAATGATGTGACTCTGGCAAATCCAGCGGGGAATCCACGTTGGCAACCGCTGGTGGATCCGAAGGAGGTGATACCGATCTGTTAATGGAAATAAGTCACATTAATACgactgttattttaatttaacctattgagccccgagcggtccgatcggaccacgacacaatagattttcaatTGTGTCCGTGATTCCGGGGACTGACTTAttaaaggaaataatattaagtattctaAATGCTTTCAAGAATGTGTCCTATaaatttgtacaaaaaaaaacacaatatcaatcctgttcaattttaaaatattaatcgaAATGGGAACGAACTATTGTGTAAAATCGTGGCCATTGTAAGCGATGTTACAGCTGAATCTTTTGTAAAGTAAGACTTATCGTATGGtcatcaaaaaataaaataatatactgaCCAGGAGGCCGTTGTTGTTGATGGTGAGAGGGCCGCCAGAGTCTCCAGAACATGTGCTGCGACCGTTGGCACCGGAGACACAGAGTGTGGAGGCGATGACGGTGCCGCTTCCATAGACACGCGCGCACTCAGCGTTGGTGATCACGGGCAAGTTAACATGCCTTAAAGCCTGGTTGTTCGTGATGGCTCCACCAGAACCTAAAATGAATAGTTTGATGTGTTACTTTGTGACCATtcttattaaatagttttccaTGATCCATCCCTTCattgtataaattttcatttctatTCTATTTCACTTCATTACGTCATCAGGCATATTATGTCCTTCTTTATGGTGTTTAACTTATATTCATCTGAAACTTTTCAGATTTGTCATTAatagaattttaaatacaatacgGAAAGAACCAAATGTGTTACATACCttgttgtaaaaaaaatgaatattttccttgGTCGAAACATATcaataattatcttattatctaatattcaccatttaaaacttaaagtGCCGCCTATTCGATTATTTTGATGCACATATTTCAGTATAATAATTGATCTCTTCTATGCTATGCTCacatgtaatttatttaaattataagctATACAACTAAGAttcttaaaaagtaaaaactcttgtaaatttcaaatattgcaatattttaCCTAGTgggtaaaaatacttatatactaCTTAAGAACTACTCACCATCGGCAGTCCTGCCGAAGCCTGCAGCAGTAGCGGTAACACCGACGTATTGATTGCTGCCAGAAGCCATGGTGATAGCTCTGATGTTGTCTGAAATTATATGGAAATCATGATACTAGAACGAACAAATTATCtaaacaaacaattcaaattACGCCTTAAATATCCTCAAAAAATATCGTCatgatatataatttttataatcatcATCTTTTCACTCGTTGTTAAATTCTCAAGTTCAGGAAAATTAGTCTGAATTAcaataagcaattaaaaaagccgcattttgaagaaaaacaagtcttttttatcttttttatacCAGAAAAAATGTTAAAGGATCATAATATTGATAAACTCTCACGAATAACGTAAGTGGTAGTCGAAAgctataaacaaaaataggACAAGGCACTTACTGTTAAAGTTCACCCATGAAATGGTTGCAATAGCGACATCATTTGCAAGGTTGGCCATGTTGTAGCTGCCGTGCATTGTCACACTGTTGGTGTTGATGCGGGTACCACCAGAGAAGAGGCGGACGGAGCCAAGGACAACGGTGAAACGAGTAGCCTGGGACTGACGTGTGCGCCAGCAGTGAGCGGCGGTAGCGATCCTGTTGTTACTGATCAGAGAGGAACCGCAGACGGATTGTGCACCATTGGACAGAGTGATCACCAACCCACCCTATAGTGAAAGTGCaagtgaattaaaaaaaaaatctacagtgttaaataaaaaaaaaatttgcatTGCTCCTTGAGAAGCAGAAATGGAGCTAAGACGATATGTACAACTACTggggaaaataaatttcaaaaaaaagtGCATGGTCGATTCCATCCTACCTACGTATTCTGTTTATATGTAAAGGagaattgaaaattttttattcCTCTAAAGTGTGTGAAATTGtggaaatgtaaaaaaaataccatatGCCGGTGCTGTCCAAGGTTGGATGTAGAACCGCCAATAATCCTGGAGCCGTCGAAGTCCAGAGCAGCCTCTGCCGCCTTGATGCGGGCTGCTTCAGGAATACCAATCACATTGTGGTAGTCCGTGACTATGGGCTCATACTGCGGAGCGGCGAGTGCCACTGAAAGACCGACGACTACCAGGAATAGTTTCATTTTGAAGTGTACCGTTTGAAaactgttttgttttttatactaGATATTATCAGATATCGAAATTAAATTAGACAGACGAGTAAAGATAATTTATCAGTACTTATTCCATACATTCATTAAAAAACAGCGGTATCATGAATAGatggaaaaataatatttgttttaattcttacaaagaatttattatgtatttttagcCAAAACATAGTTGTTTACTCCTTGAGAAGCAgaaatggaaataaataattctaaactcataatgttttttttaatcaattccctgttcttttttttcttgatTCTTGGTTGTACCCGTGTATACTTATagttcaatgttttattaaactgTAGTCTtccaaattataaataatctatgtaactgtataaaaattaatttaaaattacttgcgatttaaaattatttttagaagaaagaaagaaagaaaatacgtttaatcacaaatacttttacaaatttttgacTTATAAGTCTTATAACTAAACATTTTacatggaaaaaaaaattaaatcttaaaatacaataaatacattcaaaTATCTTAATATCGTATTCGTGATTAGGTGGACTACTCAGCATTTGCCTCTCCGTATTACAGGACTTTTTAGACTTTagaattcaattaaaaataatatcggaAAGAAATCTATTGAacttaactatttattattagttgtTGATGTTTCAGAAGAATACATTTTTCGCTGTAGAAATAAGAActttttttcattcatttccaataatatatttatttagattctgggttttagaattaaaacaatttttttttcaacaatacctgatataatcaaaataattcgatattattaaaatagtatgAACTACATGATTACGTAGTTGTACTCCGTGGTTTTAACCTTATTTCTCGGCTCCTAGTGGCGTGATGTTAGGCGGCTTACTTCTCTCGCTAAATTAGATatctaacacatttttttaaactgatCTAAACCGAGAACGAGCTGCTAGTCTAGCCAGCAGCtagttctcgagattagcATGTTTAAGTAAacgaataaacaaacaaactcttcaactatatatattatatagtacatattaataaagatTAATGACAATGATTAATAGATTGAATGATTAATTACAACTCGTCTTAAATGATTTCGATATCTGATAATATctagtataaaatacaaagaaaGTTTGTAAACTTCTACACTTCAAAATGAAACTATTCCTGGTAGTCGTCGGTCTCTCAGTGGCACTCGCCGCTCCTCAGTATGAGCCCATAGTCACGGACTACCACAATGTGATTGGTATTCCTGAAGCTGCCCGCATCAAGGCGGCAGAGGCTGCTCTGGACTTCGACGGCTCCAGGATTATTGGCGGTTCTACATCAAATCTTGGACAGCACCCGCatatggtattttttttacatttcaatatCTATGAATTTCTCACACTTTAgagcaatacaaaattttcaattctcctttacatattataaacacaataCGTATGATGGAATCGACCATGCACTTTTTTGGGAATTTATTTTCCCCAGTGGTTGTACATATCGTCTCAGCTCCATTTTTGCTTCTCAAGGAGCATATTcatgcatattttttatttataactgtagaacttttttttgaaaattcacTTGCACTTTCACTATAGGGTGGGTTGGTGATCACTCTGACCAATGGTGCACAATCCGTCTGCGGTTCCTCTCTGATCAGTAACAACAGGATCGCTACCGCCGCTCACTGCTGGCGCACACGTCAGTCCCAGGCTTCTCGTTTCACCGTTGTCCTTGGCTCCGTCCGCCTCTTCTCTGGTGGTACCCGCATCAACACCAACAGTGTGACAATGCACGGCAGCTACAACATGGCCAACCTTGCAAATGATGTCGCTATTGCAACCATTTCCTGGGTGAACTTCAACAGTAAGTGCCTTGGCCTACTTTTCCTTAAAGTTTCCAGCGATCGCTAACCTAATctcattaaaacatatttctgTTAAGAAGAGGGATGAAAAAGGAGTATTCTACTGGGAAATACGATTATGtgcgtttaattattatctattctaATGCTGGAAACATTAACTATGagtttttttactaaaaacaatGGAAAACATGCTATCAACGTTATCACACTGGAAAATTGTTTATTCTATGTTTatcaatttgaatattttatatttttgttgtagtgttataatttattttaatttcagacAACATCAGAGCTATCACCATGGCTTCTGGCAGCAACCAATACGTCGGTGTTACCGCTACTGCTGCAGGATTCGGCAGGACTGCCGATGGTGATTATTGAcgcaataatatatttttattttactttgtcctgctaaaatctttttttacgATAGATCCATATACTACATACTAttacttacaaatatgaaccgattttgatgaatttgCATGTACATATATTCCTGACAAAGGACACAAACTCTTTTGcgtaatgaaatgaaatggaaaaaaagaaattaccCTAAAATAACTTCATATACTTATATAGGTTCTGCTGGAGCTATCACGAACAACCAGGCTTTAAGGCACGTTAACTTGCCCGTCATTACCAACGCTGAGTGCGCTCGTGTCTATGGAAGCGGCTCCGTCATCGCCTCCACACTCTGTGTCTCGGGTGCCAACGGTCGCAGCACATGCTCTGGAGACTCTGGCGGCCCTCTCACCATCAACAACAATGGCCTCCTGGTCAGTATATTTACCAGAAATATGGCTTATAATGCCCATATTTACTCACATTAGTTCGTGCTCGCTTTgattagtattttaaaagttaacaGGAAAAcaaatttctgaaaatttttaacatttcctTAAATACAATCAGCACACTATTCCTTAAATAATAACAGCTACGTATTAAATGTGACTTATTTCCATCAACAGATCGGTATCACCTCCTTCGGTTCCATCAGCGGCTGCCAACGTGGATTCCCCGCTGGTTTCGCAAGAGTTACATCATTCAATTCTTGGTTCCGTGCCCGCATGTAAACCGCCAGTTACTTTATCAATAAaaccgtttttttttaagttatctttttatttaactacaaCCTTTCTTTATAAgccaaatatgtataatataatggtGAGGAAACCCCTGCCCGACTAGGGCTCTtccggcctcctccactcaagcgacagcccaagccgaggttcgagatccccgtcaaggagggacgcccttgcgcatgtcgctaccagagtgaaccttcagttcacccacGCTTCtacgttaaaatgtagaagcccttctggctaacattgagaaacaccacacaaaaaaaggtgaggaaaccgacatgtcggttGAAGCCATGTAGACCACCAGAAGCCATGGTGATAGCCTGAGCTATCAcatcatcatattatatattgaaaACCGACGTGTCGGTTTCCTCAACATTTTTTCCTCCAACGTTatgagcagtggtgatgttacaaacatgcgcagataaatttaaaaatctgtTTATGTCCTAATATGTAAATAACGTTCATAAAGGCATTGTAACAATATACgaatgttataatatgtaaatcgaTAGTTAgatctatttttaaaaccacttcgatttttgtaataaatggGCTTTTTATAGACACAATATTTTCCTTTctgaatattatgttatcttCTTTTCtaagttctattttttttttcaaaatattctgATATACTTTTATGAAATGCTGAGCGACAATCCTTTTAGCATGTAGTTAAGTTAgtagtttttaagtatttgttattttgtaatgttaataaatatatacttatacagggtgtcccactattggtatactaagcgcgaagggacttgtagttttgcatcacgtaaaaaatacttaaacaacaaaaatacgtcaaaatttttttgctaaatttttcctgaaaatccattatttcttctctagcttcgcgcagccggcatataccgcttctctaatgtgaaCATTTTGTCGAAATCTCTTATGTGAGCATTTTTGCGTATGAAAACACGTCGCGATACTCACTTAAatgatagctcacgtgctggtagcaaagttgggcgggttgcttgttatgggcgTACACATAGATTTTTAAGTAttcatctattaaaaaaaaaatgcgtctggaattttataagtattttttacgtactcagcgtatgcaaaactacaaccTCCTTTGAgttataccaacagtgggacaacCTGTATAAGTTTAGCTGGCAGCATTTAAGTATGGAGATGTGTTTCACgcttatttttctttgattgatgtttataaaaacatgCGTTATCTACCGCTTTGTTTCGTTTATATCAAAGTTACTCAATAATCTGTTACGATCCTTGATtgtaattgataaaatatttttcgtaaatatttttgtaatattatgatgattacTGACAAAAAAAGTAAACTCATACTATGGCGCGCTGATACCTATTATCTTATGATCGTCTTATCTATGATTTTTAAAAAGCAGtgttttatgatatttagAGAGTTGACCGGGTGTTTTTTAGGCACATAAATAAAGAGTAGAAGAAATTCCATTCACTTTAAGGTACGATCAATGTTCGTGGTCGGCCTAGCCTTtgtcatccatactaatattataaatgcgaaagtaactctgtctgtctgtctgttactcaatcacgcctaaactactgaaccaatttgcatgaaatttggt from Colias croceus chromosome 3, ilColCroc2.1 harbors:
- the LOC123706221 gene encoding collagenase-like → MKLFLVVVGLSVALAAPQYEPIVTDYHNVIGIPEAARIKAAEAALDFDGSRIIGGSTSNLGQHRHMGGLVITLSNGAQSVCGSSLISNNRIATAAHCWRTRQSQATRFTVVLGSVRLFSGGTRINTNSVTMHGSYNMANLANDVAIATISWVNFNNNIRAITMASGSNQYVGVTATAAGFGRTADGSGGAITNNQALRHVNLPVITNAECARVYGSGTVIASTLCVSGANGRSTCSGDSGGPLTINNNGLLIGITSFGSTSGCQRGFPAGFARVTSFNSWFRARM
- the LOC123706222 gene encoding collagenase-like, which gives rise to MKLFLVVVGLSVALAAPQYEPIVTDYHNVIGIPEAARIKAAEAALDFDGSRIIGGSTSNLGQHPHMGGLVITLTNGAQSVCGSSLISNNRIATAAHCWRTRQSQASRFTVVLGSVRLFSGGTRINTNSVTMHGSYNMANLANDVAIATISWVNFNNNIRAITMASGSNQYVGVTATAAGFGRTADGSAGAITNNQALRHVNLPVITNAECARVYGSGSVIASTLCVSGANGRSTCSGDSGGPLTINNNGLLIGITSFGSISGCQRGFPAGFARVTSFNSWFRARM